Proteins encoded together in one Carassius auratus strain Wakin chromosome 32, ASM336829v1, whole genome shotgun sequence window:
- the LOC113052538 gene encoding glycoprotein hormone alpha-2-like: MSEVNILSEHTLALKQDPHLQVNITMLRCVSSDLAVLLLPMLLVGLLMPIGWSFPALTPGCHLYPFNVTIRTDKRGTCRGTQLVYACVGYCESSAFPSRYSVQLASNFTRNMTSASRCCTISKDAKIKVRLHCPQGRHHDDIEILTARACRCNMCHKSRY; this comes from the exons ATGTCCGAGGTCAACATCTTATCTGAACACACTTTGGCTTTGAAGCAGGATCCACATCTACAG GTGAACATCACGATGCTCCGCTGCGTCTCATCTGATCTGGCAGTGCTGCTGTTGCCTATGCTTCTGGTGGGGTTGCTAATGCCTATTGGCTGGAGTTTCCCAGCCCTGACTCCTGGCTGCCACCTTTACC CATTCAACGTGACCATACGGACGGACAAGCGAGGGACCTGTCGAGGAACTCAGCTGGTGTACGCGTGCGTGGGCTACTGTGAGTCCAGCGCGTTCCCCTCGCGCTACTCTGTGCAGCTGGCCTCCAACTTCACCCGCAACATGACGTCTGCTTCCCGCTGCTGCACCATTAGCAAGGATGCCAAG ATCAAAGTTCGTCTGCACTGTCCTCAAGGCCGTCATCATGATGATATCGAGATCTTGACTGCGCGTGCCTGTCGGTGCAACATGTGCCACAAATCCCGTTACTGA